The nucleotide window CTTGGCTCTGATGATCGTCGTCAGATCAACAAGCACCCCCTTGAAAATCTCCTGAACGGCCCTGTCCTCCGCTTCCTGGAAGGTGGCACAAGTAACCGCCGCGACATTGAGTGTCCGGAGGCTGTCGGTGAAGGAACAGCGGACCCTGTCGTCGTATGCGATTGCCAGGATGGGATGCTCGCGGAATATCATCGGCGCTGCCTCTCCTTGTATCCTCCGGCATGGATTCCCTATTCTTCTTTTGTAAGGGACAATCCCACCAGAAATCTCTCCGTGCCGACAGTGAACGGCATTACAACGCAGTCACCCACCGACAGGGTCTCGATCGTGTACTCCTCTCCCGCGATTATGGTCGGGATCGAGAGCCTGACGTCCAATCCCCCTTTGGAAAGCACCTGCTTGACGTTGCCGGCCAGCATGTTGGCGATCTCGCCGATAGCGTCGTGCACGTCGTCACCGACCTCATGGCACTCCAGGCCGAGCATGCTGCCGGTGATCATGAGTGCCAGGGGTACCGGGCAATGAATCGAGATGGTCCCGGAATAGGTGCCGGCAAAGCCCACCAGGCCGGTTATGGAGCATTGAAAGTGATGCACCGGTGTATTGAGTGGATAATCGTCCTCCGGATTCATCATCACCATGGTTGAAAACACTTCATTGGTGGCGTCAATGACATACCGGGCAAGCTGTTCCTCGGACAAGTGCACCGCTGCTGAGATTTCCGGGTTGAGACTCATAGCAGGCCTCCCAGTTTTTCCTGAAGCTGTTCGGGGGTGAACGGTTTCTTGATGCTGCAGGTGGCACCGCTGGAGATCGCCTCTGCGATAACGTCCTCTCCCCCTTCCGTGGTAATCATGACAATGGGAATGGCACACCCCTGTGCCCTGACGCATTTGACGAGCTCGATACCATCCATGTTGGGCATGTTGATATCCGA belongs to Geobacter sp. SVR and includes:
- a CDS encoding chemotaxis protein CheX, producing the protein MSLNPEISAAVHLSEEQLARYVIDATNEVFSTMVMMNPEDDYPLNTPVHHFQCSITGLVGFAGTYSGTISIHCPVPLALMITGSMLGLECHEVGDDVHDAIGEIANMLAGNVKQVLSKGGLDVRLSIPTIIAGEEYTIETLSVGDCVVMPFTVGTERFLVGLSLTKEE
- a CDS encoding response regulator produces the protein MANIMIVDDSGTMRKIISRSLRQAGLRVDEIYEAGDGFEGLSILSSGKNVGLILSDINMPNMDGIELVKCVRAQGCAIPIVMITTEGGEDVIAEAISSGATCSIKKPFTPEQLQEKLGGLL